A window from Aeromonas rivipollensis encodes these proteins:
- a CDS encoding YciI family protein produces MWYLIYSEDVAGSLPQRKLARPAHLARLQALQDEGRLLTAGPNPAIDAEDPADAGFTGSTVIAEFPSQADAKAWADADPYVAAGVYAKVTIKPFKKVF; encoded by the coding sequence ATGTGGTATCTCATCTACTCCGAAGATGTCGCCGGCAGCCTGCCCCAGCGCAAGCTCGCTCGCCCTGCCCACCTAGCCCGTCTGCAGGCGCTGCAGGATGAGGGGCGCCTGCTGACGGCCGGCCCCAATCCAGCCATCGATGCCGAGGATCCGGCCGATGCGGGTTTCACCGGCAGCACCGTCATCGCCGAATTCCCCAGCCAGGCCGACGCCAAGGCCTGGGCCGATGCCGACCCTTATGTGGCGGCAGGCGTCTATGCCAAGGTGACCATCAAGCCGTTCAAGAAGGTGTTCTGA
- the cysQ gene encoding 3'(2'),5'-bisphosphate nucleotidase CysQ has product MYLPAISALEPIARAAGDAILAIYCQPFAVEYKQDESPLTAADQGAHEVIVQALTRLMPDIPVLSEESDAETMQARLGWSRYWLVDPLDGTKEFVSRNGEFTVNIALIEEGRPVWGLVYAPVLDRLWYGGKGVGAWRVADGTHKAIQTLPHQEGAPWRVVGSRNHLSQETLDYLAPFGEIELVSMGSSLKFCIIAEGDAELYPRLAPTCEWDTAAAQAVLEGAGGSVTQLDGSALAYNKPDILNPWFVARA; this is encoded by the coding sequence ATGTACCTACCCGCCATTTCCGCACTGGAGCCCATCGCCCGCGCCGCCGGTGACGCCATCCTGGCCATCTACTGTCAACCATTTGCTGTGGAGTACAAGCAGGACGAGAGTCCGCTCACCGCCGCCGATCAGGGGGCGCACGAGGTGATAGTGCAGGCGCTGACCCGGTTGATGCCGGATATCCCCGTGCTGTCGGAAGAGTCGGACGCCGAGACGATGCAGGCGCGGCTCGGCTGGTCCCGCTACTGGCTGGTGGACCCGCTGGATGGCACCAAGGAGTTCGTCTCCCGCAACGGCGAGTTCACCGTGAACATTGCGCTGATCGAGGAGGGCAGGCCGGTCTGGGGGCTGGTCTATGCCCCTGTGCTGGACCGGCTCTGGTATGGCGGCAAGGGGGTCGGGGCCTGGCGTGTTGCCGATGGCACGCATAAAGCTATTCAGACCTTGCCTCATCAGGAAGGGGCGCCCTGGCGGGTGGTGGGCAGTCGTAACCACCTGTCGCAGGAGACTCTCGACTATCTGGCACCTTTTGGCGAGATAGAACTGGTCTCCATGGGCAGCTCCCTCAAGTTCTGCATCATTGCCGAAGGGGACGCCGAGCTCTATCCGCGCCTCGCCCCCACCTGCGAGTGGGATACGGCGGCGGCGCAGGCGGTGCTGGAAGGGGCGGGTGGGTCCGTTACCCAGCTCGATGGCTCAGCGCTTGCCTACAACAAGCCGGATATCCTCAACCCCTGGTTTGTGGCACGGGCCTGA